In the genome of Candidatus Goldiibacteriota bacterium, the window GCACAGCACAAGCCTTCCTTCCGCATCAGTGGAAATTACCTCCACGGTTTTGCCCGACATAGTTGTAAGCACATCGCTTGGCTTATACGCTTTGCCGTCAGGAAGATTTTCCGTAAGCGGCATAAGCGCGGTGATATTAATTTTAAGCTCCAGCTCTGCCGCGGCTTTGACGGCCATTATTACAGCGGCTGCCCCGCTCATGTCATATTTCATTTCTTCAATTCCTAAAGACGGCTTTAATGATATGCCGCCCGAATCAAACGTAATGCCTTTACCTATAAATACAAGCGGTTTTGCGTTTTTATTATTACCCTTATACTCCATTATCACAAGTTTTGCCGGTTCTTCAGAACCCTGAGCCACCGCGTAAAAAGCGCCCATTTTATTTTTCTTAAGATCGGACTTATCCAGAACAGACACTGTGATTTTTTTACCCGCCGCTTTTTTCGCGGCCGCGGCAATATACGAAGGAGTCGCGCTGTTAGGAGGAGAATTGGCCAGGTCGCGCGCAAGTATTACATTTTGCGCCGTTATGTGCGCTTTTTTCGCGGCAGCTTCTTCAGCTATACCGCAACATGCTGTTATTTTTGCAAAAGTATTTTTATCTTTTTTTGACTTAAAGGAATCAAACGTGTAAGCGCCAAGCAGAGCGCCTTCGCAGGCCGCTTCCGCAAACTTCGGGCCTATCCCTTCCAGTGAAAGCGCAA includes:
- a CDS encoding leucyl aminopeptidase codes for the protein MKFEAVLKGAGEVKASLTARFVTGEMEFKKKRIDFENEARILKLGAGDGAKFTAEMARELGAMASVEVKAQGLDSLALSLEGIGPKFAEAACEGALLGAYTFDSFKSKKDKNTFAKITACCGIAEEAAAKKAHITAQNVILARDLANSPPNSATPSYIAAAAKKAAGKKITVSVLDKSDLKKNKMGAFYAVAQGSEEPAKLVIMEYKGNNKNAKPLVFIGKGITFDSGGISLKPSLGIEEMKYDMSGAAAVIMAVKAAAELELKINITALMPLTENLPDGKAYKPSDVLTTMSGKTVEVISTDAEGRLVLCDTMTYAIKKYSPEVMVDIATLTGACSAALASNAAGVMGNDPDTIALLRECGEITGERLWEFPLWEEYREMIKSKTADIKNTGGKRAGAITAGMFLKEFAEGVKWAHLDIAGTAYNMEGKTYAPEGASGFGLRLLLKFAEKMAEGKQV